The window AACCAAATGAGACAAGAGAATACCCATTAACCCTTGTAGCTATCACTCCCGGCAAATTTAATATGAGTGCAGTAATTCTGTTCCAGAACAGAAAGGTAGCAGAAACATCTCAAGAAATCATTGTGTCTGCCCCTCTTCAAGGTAATTATACACGAACTATAACAGTCACCCACACAGTGAAGAACAACGAAAGCGTTCACCCAGAAACTGTCACCGTTACACAGACTATAACCCAAACAATATCAAAAACAATCACTATGACAGTAAATAATACAATTGAAGTAATCCCCTTAAAATCAAAGGCAATCTGGTGGGTTATAGGATTTATAGTTGGGGCTGGAATGATAATCCTAATTGCATGGATTAAAGCAAGGTCAGGCTGATGCTAACCCTTTTAAGTCTTACTCTATTTTTGATGTTTAGGTGAGAAGATGAGAAGAGGTCCAGTATTTTTGGGGAAAGCTTACATTCACTGGTGTGAGAAGTGCAATGTTCCTCTAATCAGCGAGAGATGTGATATTCATGGAAAAGAAGGAATTTTCAAGCTGGATTTAACTCCCCCCGCAGATGTCAGATTCGCTTTTGAAAAGGATTTGGAGTTCATCAAGAGGGAGTTCAAAAAGCACTATGGAGTTGATATCAGCGAGATAATTGATGGAAAGATTGTTCTCCTTAATAAAACTCCAGGAGAAGATGATATCTACGAGATAATATTTGATGGCTATATTTTTGGATGGCTCCGCTTTGACCCGCTAGAACTTAAATGGAAGCCAGGGCTTAAGGTTGAAGGAGCGATTGCACTTTGGAAACGCTTTGGGAAGAATATGAGAAAATGGATCATTGTGGATGAAGGTGCTGTGGAGCCAATAAAGAAAGGTGCAAATGTTCTGCCTGTAGGCATAATTGAGGCAGATCCTTCAATTAAGATAGGGGACGACGTCATAATTGTAAGTGAAAGCGGAGAAGTAATTGCCACAGGAATAGCGAAGAAAGACTATGAGCAGCTTATAAATCCAAAAGAGAGAGGGACAGGCATTAAAACAAGGCACCAGAGAAGTGTTAACTACAGGGAGGGCAAAAATGCCACCATTGATGATGTGATCAGAGCTAACAAATCAGCACTTGAAGAAAGGGTTAGAGAAGCAAGAGAGTTTATAAGAAAAACTGCTGAGAAGATAAAGCTTCCAATGGCTGTTGCATTTTCTGGTGGCAAAGACAGCTTGGCTGTTTTAGGATTAATGCTCGAAGAATTTGGGGGAGGTTTTACGATTTTCTTCAACAACACAGGGATAGAATTCCCTGAAACTCTGCAGTACATTGAGGATATGAAGAAAGACCTTAAAGACAAAGACATTGAGTTCATAGTTGCCGATGCTAAAGATGCTTTCTGGCATGCTATAAATGTCTTTTCTCCGCCTGGAAGAGACTACCGCTGGTGCTGTAAGGTTACAAAGCTCGGTCCCATAACACTGACAATAAAAGAGCATTATCCACAAGGTGTTTTGATGTTTGTAGGACAGAGGAAGTATGAGAGTATCCAGAGGTACAAGCAACCGAGAATTTGGAAAAATCCTTGGGTGCCTAATGAGATAGGAGCTTCCCCAATATTCCACTGGAATGCCCTCGAAGTGTGGCTCTACATTTTCTCAAGGAAGCTAAAGTACAATCCGCTCTACGAAAAAAGACTAGACAGAATTGGCTGCTTCTTATGCCCTAGCTCATCCCTAGCTGAAATCTACACTCTTAAAGAGGAAAAACCAGAGCTGTGGGATAGATGGGAGAAAGAACTCGAAAAATGGAGGAAGCGTCTTGATCTTCCTGAAGAATGGATAACCTATGGATTCTGGAGATGGAGACAACTCAGCAGAGGACAGAAGAAGCTGGCGGAACAGCTTGGAATTGAGCTTCCAGAGAAGAGGGTCTGGGAACCAGTGAGATATTCCATTGAAGAGCATGATGATGGATACTTAGTAAAGCTAAACACAGCAATAAACTTGAAGAGAATTAAAGAAGTTGCTCCCATTCTTGGTGAAGTTGAAATAGGAGAAAATTACATAAAGGTTGGTGAAATAGTTTTCAAAGAAGAGGGAATATTTACCTCTGAACGGAGAGAAGGTGTTCAAGCATATTATCTCGTCAAGAGGGCTTATGAATGTGTTGGCTGTGGAGTTTGTGTCGGGAGATGTCCAGAAAATGCGCTGAGCATAAATCCAAAGACGAGAAAAATTGTCGTTGATTATACAAAATGCATCCACTGTGGGGAGTGTATGGAAGTATGTCCCCTGTTAAAAATCAAAAATCCAAGGGAAGAAAGCCAGCTTTAATCATAATATTAGCCCTCATTTTCCTCCTTCCACTTGCTTTTTCCCAAGAAGAGTATGACTACAACATAGAGAGCTACTCAATTTATTTTGACATAATCAACGACAACACTGTAAAAGAGACAATTGAAATCAGCTTAACTGCAAATACGAATTTCAGCAGATACGTGTTCTACTCGGACTATCCAATAGAAAATCCCGACGCAATCGTGAAAATTAATGGAGAAATGAAGGTTGTAAATGTAAGCGTGAGCAAAATAGTTGGCGGGATTAATGCCGTGTATGTGAAATTTCCTATAGTGCATCCAGGAGACAGAGTTGAAATCAGAATAAGCTTCTACTCCTCGGGAATGCTGCAGAATGTCCAAAATAAAAAGCAGTTTGCATACTACATAAAATTCAGCCAACCTGTAGGTGTATTCTATGTCAGGCTGTTTGTTCCAAAAGGATATGCAATTCTCTCACCAGTAATTCCCTCTCCAGACATGGTAGAAAGCTCAGAGAACAGGCTCGTGTTGGAATGGAAGAGAGAGAACATCAAAGCTGGAGAGGAGTTCTATTTTATCGTTGGTTTCTCTGGAGAAATCAAGGGCTTCTCCCCTCTGTGGCTTGTCGTAATATTTGTATCTGCATTTGCGGGAGGATTCTTTGCAGGGATGCTGTATAAGGAGAGAAGAGGCAAAGAGAAAGTGGAGATACTCAGAAGTGATGAAGAAAAGATTATTGAGCTTCTGAAAAACGGACCGGTTTTGCAGAGTGAACTCGTTAAGAGGCTTGGTGTCTCCAAAGCAAAAGTTAGCCTTCTTCTAAAAGATATGGAGAAAAAGGGACTAATTGAGCGTGTTAAAGAAGGGAGAAGCTATCTCGTTAAGCTCAAAGAAAGCTAAGGTTTATAAGCGATAAAAATCAGCTTATAAAACTGCGAGGTGAAGAAGATGGAGTTTGAATGTCCAGAATGTGGGAGCGAAAATGTTGAAGTGATTAAAGAGAGAGGAAGAGAAGTTACACTTAAGTGTCTTGACTGCGGCAACGTCTGGATACTCACTTTGCCAAAGCTTGTGAAGATTCCTCTCATTGTTAGCAAGCACGAGAGAAGCTTCAAAGCTGAGGCAGAGCTCCCAGAAGATGAGGAAATCAAAGTTGGGGATATAGTTGAGATTGAGAACGATGAAGTTAGAATCACAGGCATAGAACTCGAAGGGAACAGAAGAGTGAACAAAGCGAAGGTGAGTGAAGTTAAAACGCTCTGGGGAGAAAGCTTGAGATATCCAAAAATCATTGGCGTCTCGATTTACCTGCCCAAAGGGATTACACAGTCATTCAAAGTTCAAGTGGACAGAGATGAGGAGTTTGTCGTTGGAGAAGTCCTCGAAGTTGAAGGATACACTTTCAAGGTTGAGAAGATAAAGACAGATAGGAAAATGCTCACACACGGAAAAGCAAAGGCAGACAAGATTGTGAGGCTGATGGGGCACCAGATAAGAGCAAGAGCACGCAGAAAGCTCAAGATTTATAGAGGATATGAAAGTGTGGGGGGATAAGCTAAAATACTTCCTCTCCAAATTCTTTTTTGTGAGAGCAATGAATGAGGAAGAACTTTATGAGAGATGGGTAAAGCTTGTTAGACAGCTTGAAAGGGAAAGGATAATTAAAAGTGAGCGGGTTAAGAAGGCTTTTCTAAAAGTTCCAAGATATAAATTTGTTCCCGAAAGATACAAGCACTATGCCCATGTTGATGAGCCATTGCCAATTTCCGCTGGACAAACCATTAGCGCTCCTCACATGGTAGCAATAATGCTCGAGCTTGCTGACCTAAAAGAAGGCATGAATGTTCTCGAAATTGGGACTGGAAGCGGGTGGAACGCGGCTTTAATTTATGAGCTTGTCAAGAGAGATGTTTATACAATTGAGCGAATTCCCGAGTTAGTGGAGTTTGCAAGGAGAAACTTGGAGAGAGCCGGCTACAAAGATAAGGTGCATGTGATTTTAGGAGATGGGACGAAAGGATTTCCTCCCAAAGCCCCATACGACAGAATAATAGTCGCAGCTGGCGCTCCAAAAATCCCAGAGCCCTTTATAGAACAGCTCAAAGTTGGTGGAAAGCTGATAATACCTGTTGGAAATTACCACCTATGGCAAGAGCTGTATGAGGTAATAAAGCTTGATGAGAAAGGAAGAATAAAAGTGATAAATCACGGCGGAGTTGCGTTTGTTCCATTAATTGGAGAGCATGGGTGGAGGGAATAAGATGAAGATTAAATTAATAGCTTTTGATTTGGAAGGAACGCTGGTAAAATCAAAGTCAAGCTGGGTAGAACTGCACAAGCGCTTTGGTACTTGGGATAAGGGAAAAGAATATGCCGAGAGATTTTTTAGAGGGGAGTTTGATTATCAAACGTGGGCGGATTTAGATGCATCTCTTTGGAAAGGACGTAAGAGAGAGGAAATCTTGGAGTGGGCAAATTCTGTTGAGTACATGGAAGGAGTTGAAGAGCTCTTTGAATTTTTGAGAGAGAACAATTTTAAAATTGCCATAATCAGCGGGGGTTTAATGTGTCTCGCAAAGAGGGTTGCAGATGAGCTTAACGCGGATTATGTGTTTGCAAATGAGCTCATTTTCGATGAAGAAGGCAGAGTAACAGGAAAAGTCATTGCAAGGGTTGATTTCCAGAATAAAGGAGAAATTTTAGCAAAGTTAAAAGAGGAGCTTAAGCCTTCATTAACAATAGCTGTTGGGGATGGACACAACGACATTGCGATGTTCAAAGTGGCTGATGTCAGCATAGCGGTAAATCCTCACGAAGGTGTTGAAGGTGATTATGTTGCAAAGGACTTGAAGGAAGTGAAAGAAATTATCAAGGAGATTTTAGAAGAAAGAGGTCAGTGAAGGGCGTGTTCATCACTCTTCAGCAAAGCAAAAGCTCATCATCCCTGTAGGCCCAGCCGGAACCCCCGCTTCACTGCTCCGCGGAGAGGGCGGGAGCTGGGCCTACCAGTAAAGCATTAGTAATGACAGTTTAAAAACCTAAAGCCCACTCATCTTTTGGAGCAATAACCAAAATAGATCACCATAAAAGACAGAGATTAAAAATCCTAAAAAGAGCGCTGGTGCAAAGGGCATCGCTTTCCTAACGATGAACTCGTTTTCGAGCTTTCCTTCCTCAACAAGCCTTTTGAGCTTCTCTATTTGTTCTTTGGTTAAGCCTTCGGCAGTTGGAGATGCTATGACATTTTCATAACTGGGCTTTAGGAGACTTAAATCGCCAGTAGCTAAAGCTTTTTTGAATTTATCTGTGAAGCTTTCTCTGTCTCTTAGAATTTCTCCGTTCTTTTCGTAAATCCACTCTCCAAGAATATCCCACTCTTTAAGCTCCTCAACGGATCTTCTCTCTATGAGTATTTCGTCTCTAAGAACTTTAACAATGGAGAAGAAAACTTTGAAAATATAGAATACAACCAAGAGCTTTGCAAAAGACAATAAAAAGACAAATCCAATAATATAGGTGAAAACAACCAATGCTATGACTCCAAGTGTGTTACCAACTTTTTTGTATTTTCCCAATATTCCTAGCAGCACTAAAGTTCCAACCCACCTAATCAGTGGATGCAATGCAACGCCAAAATAATATTGCAAAGTTATGAAAAACCCAAGTGATGCCATAATCCAAAGAACCAGTTCAATGGTAAGCATGATGTTTTCGGTAAAGACGGCTTTCAGCTTATCTATTTTTTTCTTGACGATTAAGCTCCCTAGGGCATATATGAAGAGAAATGGGAATACAGCAAGTATACTATTAAAAAATAGCGTCAGCGCATGTAATGGATAATAAACTGCATACGGAGCTTTAATTCTTGCAAACTCAGAAGCATATGGAAAAAGAGCTGCATATGAGGCCAATATTATTACATCACCGCTTGCCCATCCTCCAATTAAATACAGCACATAACCTATTAAGAGTCCAATTCCCAATCCAATTATCCCCGAGAAAGCACAAAGATAATCCCCATTTTTAATGCCCTGGTAGGCATAGTATAAAATGCCTGCCCCTGCTATCGGAAGCACATGTTTGTCGTCAATGAATCCAGTTTTGATGTCGGTATACGATGTAAGAACACCCATAATAACCCCAAGGCCTATTAAAAACAGCTCCATTATTTCACCTCTCTAAAGGTTTTCTATGAGCTTCTGTCTCATAACAGTGGTATAGTTTGCTATAACTATGTTTATCTGCCTCATGCTGTCTAGAATGACCCTTAAGGTTACAGCAACGAGTATCAAAGCTGCAGCCACCATAAACAAATACTCCAGTGCAGTTTGAGCTCGCTTCAATTCTCTCACCTAAGATAATTTGAAACTCACCAAATTTAAAGGTTGTCATACGCACTCTTTACTTCTTCCGTAAGGTTAGATGATGCATTTGTGATTACAGTTCCTAGATTTTCCACGTCTCCTGAAGTTGATTGAGGATGGGTAAGGTACACAATTACAAGAATCATAAATGCCACAGCAATCATGAACAAATATTCCAACGCAGCTTGTGCCCTCCTCACTTTCCTATCCCCCATAATACCCAGTAATGTGCAGTATAAATATAAGCATATTTCCTCAAAATTGAGTCAAACATACTAAAAATTGTAGGATTATAACATTTTTAAACACATTGGTATATTGGTTGTGATGACAATGAGAGTTTATAAATTGTATGTAAGGGATGAATACCTTGAAATGATAAAAAGCGGAAAAAAGAGAATTGAGGTTAGGGTGGCATATCCTCAAATAAGAGATATCAAAGCGAAGGATAAGATACTTTTCAACAATCTCATTCCAGCTGAAGTAATTAGTGTAAAGAAATACGAAACATTCAGGCAGGTGCTTAGGGAAGAGCCAATCGAGAAGATATTTCCAGACAGCCCAAGCTTTGAAAAAGCTTTAAAGAGATTTCATGAAATGTATCCAAAATGGAAGGAAAACCGCTACGGTGTCATTGCCATTAAATTCCGCCTTCTGAAACCAAAATCGAAAGGTGAGTAAAGTGAAGAACCTAAAATTCGACGGACGCTATAAGGATATGATACTCAGCGGAAAAAAGAGGGCAACCATAAGATTGGGAAGAAAGATGAATCTAAAGCCTGGCGATGAAGTGCTGATACATTCTGGCGGGTATGTATTGGCTAAGGGAATAATAAAGAGAGTTGAAACAAAGAAAGTTTCTGAGCTCACTGACGAAGATGCCCGACTAGATGGATTTAAAAACAAGGAGGAGCTGATAAAAGCCTTGAAAGAGCATTACAAACATCTAACTCCAAATACACCAGCAACAATAATCGAATTCGAACTCACAAAAGTTCTAGATAAACCCATTCTCTCAGCAGACTTTCCATATGAAGGTAACAATCCAATCGAAATTGCAGAAAAGGCACTCAAATACCTTGACAATCTAAGCTTTGAGGAAATCGCACTTTTAAACCTCTTCTTGAAAGAAGGAAGCCTTAGAAAGGCAGCATATAAGCTTGGAGGACTAAACAAGAGGTACAAAATTAGGGAAGTCTTAAGAAAAGCCTATGAAGAGCTCAAAAAGAAAGATTTAATGGAACCAAAAATTTAATACACCCATATCTGCTGTCTTGAATTCCAATACTCTTTTAGCTCCTCCTTTGTATGGTGTTCTGCCACCGGGTAAATTCTTATTGAGTACACACCTCTCATTCGAGAAATTTCAAGGGCAACGTCTCTTAAGCTTCTCTCATCTTCAACGTTCATAACTGCCACTATATTTGGGTCTCCTCTAATTTGATGAATTTCCTCTATTAGCCCTCTCTTCCATAATTGCTCCTTAATCTCGCTAACTTTTTCCTCAAGCACACTTATGAACAGTATAACCTTCACACTACTCACCTCCATAATAATTATAATTCAAAACTATTTATACGCCCTATGCTCACTTCAAGTGGTGAAAAATAACAAAATAAGGCTTTAAAATACATAAAAAACATTGTT of the Thermococcus sp. M39 genome contains:
- a CDS encoding MarR family transcriptional regulator, with product MSPVKNQKSKGRKPALIIILALIFLLPLAFSQEEYDYNIESYSIYFDIINDNTVKETIEISLTANTNFSRYVFYSDYPIENPDAIVKINGEMKVVNVSVSKIVGGINAVYVKFPIVHPGDRVEIRISFYSSGMLQNVQNKKQFAYYIKFSQPVGVFYVRLFVPKGYAILSPVIPSPDMVESSENRLVLEWKRENIKAGEEFYFIVGFSGEIKGFSPLWLVVIFVSAFAGGFFAGMLYKERRGKEKVEILRSDEEKIIELLKNGPVLQSELVKRLGVSKAKVSLLLKDMEKKGLIERVKEGRSYLVKLKES
- a CDS encoding HAD-IB family phosphatase; amino-acid sequence: MKIKLIAFDLEGTLVKSKSSWVELHKRFGTWDKGKEYAERFFRGEFDYQTWADLDASLWKGRKREEILEWANSVEYMEGVEELFEFLRENNFKIAIISGGLMCLAKRVADELNADYVFANELIFDEEGRVTGKVIARVDFQNKGEILAKLKEELKPSLTIAVGDGHNDIAMFKVADVSIAVNPHEGVEGDYVAKDLKEVKEIIKEILEERGQ
- a CDS encoding protein-L-isoaspartate(D-aspartate) O-methyltransferase translates to MNEEELYERWVKLVRQLERERIIKSERVKKAFLKVPRYKFVPERYKHYAHVDEPLPISAGQTISAPHMVAIMLELADLKEGMNVLEIGTGSGWNAALIYELVKRDVYTIERIPELVEFARRNLERAGYKDKVHVILGDGTKGFPPKAPYDRIIVAAGAPKIPEPFIEQLKVGGKLIIPVGNYHLWQELYEVIKLDEKGRIKVINHGGVAFVPLIGEHGWRE
- a CDS encoding class III signal peptide-containing protein is translated as MRELKRAQTALEYLFMVAAALILVAVTLRVILDSMRQINIVIANYTTVMRQKLIENL
- a CDS encoding ASCH domain-containing protein, with translation MRVYKLYVRDEYLEMIKSGKKRIEVRVAYPQIRDIKAKDKILFNNLIPAEVISVKKYETFRQVLREEPIEKIFPDSPSFEKALKRFHEMYPKWKENRYGVIAIKFRLLKPKSKGE
- a CDS encoding phosphoadenosine phosphosulfate reductase family protein encodes the protein MRRGPVFLGKAYIHWCEKCNVPLISERCDIHGKEGIFKLDLTPPADVRFAFEKDLEFIKREFKKHYGVDISEIIDGKIVLLNKTPGEDDIYEIIFDGYIFGWLRFDPLELKWKPGLKVEGAIALWKRFGKNMRKWIIVDEGAVEPIKKGANVLPVGIIEADPSIKIGDDVIIVSESGEVIATGIAKKDYEQLINPKERGTGIKTRHQRSVNYREGKNATIDDVIRANKSALEERVREAREFIRKTAEKIKLPMAVAFSGGKDSLAVLGLMLEEFGGGFTIFFNNTGIEFPETLQYIEDMKKDLKDKDIEFIVADAKDAFWHAINVFSPPGRDYRWCCKVTKLGPITLTIKEHYPQGVLMFVGQRKYESIQRYKQPRIWKNPWVPNEIGASPIFHWNALEVWLYIFSRKLKYNPLYEKRLDRIGCFLCPSSSLAEIYTLKEEKPELWDRWEKELEKWRKRLDLPEEWITYGFWRWRQLSRGQKKLAEQLGIELPEKRVWEPVRYSIEEHDDGYLVKLNTAINLKRIKEVAPILGEVEIGENYIKVGEIVFKEEGIFTSERREGVQAYYLVKRAYECVGCGVCVGRCPENALSINPKTRKIVVDYTKCIHCGECMEVCPLLKIKNPREESQL
- a CDS encoding Lrp/AsnC ligand binding domain-containing protein, which codes for MKVILFISVLEEKVSEIKEQLWKRGLIEEIHQIRGDPNIVAVMNVEDERSLRDVALEISRMRGVYSIRIYPVAEHHTKEELKEYWNSRQQIWVY
- a CDS encoding HVO_0476 family zinc finger protein; this translates as MEFECPECGSENVEVIKERGREVTLKCLDCGNVWILTLPKLVKIPLIVSKHERSFKAEAELPEDEEIKVGDIVEIENDEVRITGIELEGNRRVNKAKVSEVKTLWGESLRYPKIIGVSIYLPKGITQSFKVQVDRDEEFVVGEVLEVEGYTFKVEKIKTDRKMLTHGKAKADKIVRLMGHQIRARARRKLKIYRGYESVGG
- a CDS encoding A24 family peptidase C-terminal domain-containing protein, with the protein product MELFLIGLGVIMGVLTSYTDIKTGFIDDKHVLPIAGAGILYYAYQGIKNGDYLCAFSGIIGLGIGLLIGYVLYLIGGWASGDVIILASYAALFPYASEFARIKAPYAVYYPLHALTLFFNSILAVFPFLFIYALGSLIVKKKIDKLKAVFTENIMLTIELVLWIMASLGFFITLQYYFGVALHPLIRWVGTLVLLGILGKYKKVGNTLGVIALVVFTYIIGFVFLLSFAKLLVVFYIFKVFFSIVKVLRDEILIERRSVEELKEWDILGEWIYEKNGEILRDRESFTDKFKKALATGDLSLLKPSYENVIASPTAEGLTKEQIEKLKRLVEEGKLENEFIVRKAMPFAPALFLGFLISVFYGDLFWLLLQKMSGL
- a CDS encoding ASCH domain-containing protein, giving the protein MKNLKFDGRYKDMILSGKKRATIRLGRKMNLKPGDEVLIHSGGYVLAKGIIKRVETKKVSELTDEDARLDGFKNKEELIKALKEHYKHLTPNTPATIIEFELTKVLDKPILSADFPYEGNNPIEIAEKALKYLDNLSFEEIALLNLFLKEGSLRKAAYKLGGLNKRYKIREVLRKAYEELKKKDLMEPKI